From one Anopheles bellator chromosome 1, idAnoBellAS_SP24_06.2, whole genome shotgun sequence genomic stretch:
- the LOC131215477 gene encoding Bardet-Biedl syndrome 4 protein homolog, translating into MTDGGRYVYCNGRGHEATTSSVEAGKQHGSSRLGMNPRSVTNRHMNWLIHGLYSRKLYGHCKKLIDRQLAICYDKEYLHYMKGLIQRDEGNAAEAIRCFQQAIAANRREPENYKELAKTLYTIGKFKKSLEVFLKAESLLERPDPEIYHHIGELYHKEFGLPRAGLAEAKHYLNQAVTCGKHVESYKILAEIYIEEGDNIKAIEMIENCLLVTQDDVALMTQIGILYLKINEYQRAFEKLLDATASDTKHTNALLALGSILQSKNDIDGALNKYKQISNLPDESCEVWSNIGLCFFKKQKFIAAISCLKKAVWTSPLNFNALYNLGLVLVTAQQYVSAFQTLAAAISLRPENAECYMLLGTCLRHLNDPGNAYLSLEKSTMLPEAIKNPLIYLNFALYCYEVGKLDQAVMYLSNFLEMTQHITVHREYLKMADRLNGALMVVARGPVPNPIEPETGLTDEPAPRVLKDGQTAMDESLATLDDPKEGNNFDGDLL; encoded by the exons ATGACCGACGGAGGACGGTACGTGTATTGCAATGGGCGAGGACACGAAGCCACCACATCAAGCGTAGAAGCCGGCAAGCAGCACGGCTCGTCGCGGTTGG GTATGAATCCACGGAGTGTCACGAACCGACACATGAACTGGCTGATACACGGACTGTACAGCAGAAAGCTGTACGGCCACTGCAAGAAGCTGATCGATCGTCAGCTCGCCATCTGCTACGACAAGGAGTATTTGCACTACATGAAGGGGCTGATTCAGCGCGACGAGGGCAACGCCGCCGAAGCCATACGCTGCTTCCAGCAAGCGATTGCGGCCAACAGGAGGGAGCCCGAAAACTACAAGGAGCTCGCCAAAACGCT TTACACAATTGGGAAGTTCAAAAAATCTTTGGAAGTGTTTCTGAAGGCCGAAAGCTTGCTCGAGCGCCCGGACCCTGAAATCTATCATCACATCGGCGAACTTTACCATAAAGAGTTTGGTCTGCCGCGGGCAGGTCTGGCCGAAGCAAAGCACTACCTCAACCAGGCCGTCACCTGCGGCAAACACGTGGAAAGCTACAAGATTTTGGCCGAAATCTACATCGAGGAAGGCGACAATATCAAAGCGATCGAAATGATAGAGAACTGTTTGCT TGTAACCCAAGACGATGTGGCTCTGATGACACAGATCGGGATACTGTATCTGAAGATCAACGAATACCAACGGGCGTTCGAGAAGTTGCTCGACGCGACGGCCAGCGACACCAAGCATACCAACGCCCTGCTAGCGTTGGGGTCAATTCTGCAG TCCAAAAATGACATAGACGGAGCATTGAACAAGTACAAGCAGATATCGAATCTTCCGGACGAGAGCTGCGAAGTGTGGAGCAACATAGGGCTGTGttttttcaaaaaacaaaagttcaTCGCA GCGATTTCGTGTCTCAAGAAAGCCGTGTGGACGTCACCTTTAAACTTTAACGCACTCTACAACCTtgggctggtgctggtgacgg CGCAACAGTACGTAAGCGCGTTCCAGACTCTTGCGGCCGCCATAAGCTTGCGCCCGGAGAACGCCGAGTGCTACATGTTGCTCGGAA CGTGCTTGCGGCATTTGAACGATCCGGGAAATGCTTACTTGTCGCTGGAAAAGTCGACCATGCTGCCGGAGGCCATCAAAAATCCGCTCATCTATCTCAACTTTGCCCTGTACTGCTACGAAGTCGGCAAGCTCGATCAAGCCGTGATGTACTTGAGCAACTTTCTGGAGATGACGCAGCACATTACCGTTCACCGTGAG TATCTGAAGATGGCCGACAGATTGAACGGAGCGCTCATGGTGGTTGCCCGCGGCCCGGTACCTAAcccgatcgaaccggaaaccggactCACCGATGAACCCGCACCGAGGGTCCTAAAGGATGGACAAACCGCGATGGATGAATCATTAGCTACGCTTGATGATCCGAAGGAGGGAAACAATTTTGATGGCGATCTGCTGTGA
- the LOC131207918 gene encoding FK506-binding protein 5 gives MHNNSNGGKNFVAESNPGKETRPQQDRNAVEGAKSGEPASEEMDQRESERDEREISEKEEQEASEAAEDSTEVPEPNSTVEMLLDTAEDNDDGEESVKPIDAPDDDEAMKDEQAEEDQPPEPKDDDADAVLLEEFIEEEVTEEQQTEAAPRKERTKVELDLCRVCMGAENLSDIFQLEGPVRISDIIMKVCTTIRITERDHLPHKICERCLGQVRIVNEFKARCEASDKELRKNLKRSANKTRPTGVIVVNCPMSESDNEDEPIDDDEYQVSQSEVESEPVTSDDSFSPPNKRKRTPKKRGRKPAQYKTPGRRGRPGRKPKHMAISPVVVTTPIKRGPGRPPKNPKTSTLSNVVYIKAPVDSSSESEEEEIAKARRRRGEHPCPKCDDVLPSQLALKQHLKSHPGDVFNCERCTLWFKKQQTLLNHIERHKKADRKQEEKRREREQRQEHKELYRRSEVDGRPGNPQFTSVSPEKKKKPDPAPASSGRDLFKCVAPLTSTYWSDSFSD, from the coding sequence ATGCACAACAATTCTAATGGCGGAAAAAATTTCGTGGCGGAAAGTAACCCGGGCAAGGAAACTAGACCGCAACAAGACCGTAATGCAGTGGAAGGCGCGAAAAGCGGCGAACCGGCGAGTGAAGAGATGGACCAGAGGGAAAGTGAACGCGACGAGCGAGAGATCAgtgaaaaagaagaacaagaagcGTCCGAAGCGGCAGAAGATTCGACTGAAGTTCCTGAACCAAACAGCACGGTGGAAATGCTGCTGGATACCGCGGAAGACAACGATGACGGGGAGGAAAGCGTCAAACCAATTGATGCTCctgatgatgacgaagcaATGAAAGATGAACAGGCGGAAGAAGACCAACCTCCCGAGCCTAAGGACGATGATGCAGATGCAGTGCTTCTCGAAGAGTTTATTGAAGAGGAAGTTACGGAAGAGCAACAAACTGAAGCGGCACCGCGCAAGGAACGGACTAAGGTTGAGTTAGATCTGTGCCGTGTTTGCATGGGTGCGGAAAACCTGTCGGATATCTTCCAACTGGAAGGACCGGTGCGTATCAGTGATATAATCATGAAGGTATGCACCACCATTCGCATCACCGAGAGGGATCATTTGCCGCATAAAATATGCGAACGTTGTCTGGGCCAGGTGCGGATAGTCAACGAGTTCAAGGCTCGGTGCGAAGCATCGGACAAGGAACTGCGGAAAAACCTCAAACGGAGCGCCAACAAAACTCGGCCAACGGGCGTGATAGTCGTCAACTGTCCCATGTCCGAATCGGACAACGAGGACGAACccatcgatgacgatgagtACCAAGTGTCCCAGTCTGAGGTGGAATCGGAGCCGGTTACTTCCGATGACAGTTTTTCTCCCCCAAACAAGCGTAAACGTACGCCGAAAAAGCGTGGGCGAAAACCGGCGCAGTACAAAACACCAGGCCGAAGAGGTCGACCGGGAAGAAAACCGAAGCACATGGCGATTTCTCCGGTGGTAGTTACTACGCCGATAAAGCGTGGTCCTGGTAGACCACCCAAAAATCCCAAAACGTCCACACTGTCCAACGTTGTGTACATCAAGGCGCCGGTCGACTCAAGCTCTGAGTCGGAGGAGGAAGAAATCGCGAAAGCGCGTCGAAGGCGCGGAGAACATCCCTGTCCTAAGTGTGATGATGTGTTACCGAGTCAACTTGCACTGAAGCAGCACCTCAAGTCGCATCCCGGAGACGTGTTCAACTGTGAGCGATGCACACTTTGGTTCAAGAAGCAGCAAACGCTTCTCAACCACATCGAGCGACATAAGAAAGCAGACCGGAAACAGGAAGAGAAACGGAGGGAACGTGAACAGCGCCAGGAACATAAGGAATTGTACCGGAGGTCAGAAGTGGATGGTCGACCCGGCAATCCGCAATTCACGTCTGTTAgccccgaaaagaaaaagaaaccggatccggcaccggccagcagcgggaGAGACTTATTCAAGTGCGTAGCTCCTCTCACGTCCACCTATTGGAGTGATAGTTTTTCAGATTAA
- the LOC131209902 gene encoding G-protein coupled receptor dmsr-1, translating into MENSVEERVLEWLHYIYSNDTASAVVLNVTEFRRRLLYILDSRFSSMDGNVNYYRHAFEFQNITEHNITQEYVNDFLEKLFQSLNRLNRTSGLDQPEPDEVDATNCSDYCKGAVREILLEYKLLHGYISLVICIFGTIANILNIIVLTRKDMNKVPINRILKWLSATDMFVMMEYIPFACYMYLILPDRRDYPYSWAVYLMFHMHFTQILHTISILLTVTLAIWRYIAIKHPHGSLAIYAQSNYGQAIALCYILAPILCFPTYFVFTIRQTLVLEGDTHLVLYHLDADENTIIYRYNFWIHSVIIKLLPCIILTVISCVLIQVLCKASKRRLKLKQGDGNYSKTGASSVTPQSGGGASCVPPPTSNGNRHPKTDRRADRTTTLLVAVLLLFLFTEFPQGILGLMSGMLEKCFFRRCYGLFGEAMDLLALINAAIGFVLYGLMSKQFRTSFKSVFFKTPTHRAETTPMTGITTTCV; encoded by the exons ATGGAGAACAGCGTGGAGGAACGTGTCCTAGAATGGTTACACTACATCTACAGCAACGATACCGCGTCGGCCGTCGTGCTGAACGTCACTGAATTCCGGCGCCGACTGCTGTACATCCTCGATTCGCGGTTTTCCAGCATGGACGGCAACGTGAACTACTATCGGCACGCGTTCGAGTTTCAGAACATCACCGAGCACAACATCACCCAGGAGTACGTGAACGATTTTCTGGAGAAGCTATTCCAATCGCTGAACCGCCTGAACCGCACGTCCGGTTTGGACCAGCCGGAGCCCGACGAGGTGGACGCAACGAATTGCAGCGACTATTGCAAAGGCGCCGTCCGGGAAATTCTGCTCGAGTACAAATTGCTACACGGCTACATTTCACTCGTG ATATGCATTTTTGGTACCATCGCCAACATACTCAACATTATAGTTCTCACGCGAAAAGACATGAACAAAGTGCCCATAAATCGTATTCTAAAATGGCTCTCAGCGACAGATATGTTTGTGATGATGGAATACATCCCTTTTGCATGTTACATGTATTTGATACTCCCGG ACCGCAGAGACTATCCGTACTCGTGGGCCGTATACCTGATGTTTCACATGCATTTCACTCAAATTCTGCACACCATCTCTATACTGTTGACGGTTACATTGGCCATTTGGAGATACATAGCTATAAA ACATCCGCACGGTTCGCTGGCCATCTACGCTCAATCGAACTACGGCCAGGCAATTGCCCTGTGCTACATCCTGGCGCCGATCCTGTGCTTTCCAAcctattttgttttcacgATACGCCAGACGCTCGTCTTAGAAGGCGACACCCATCTGGTGCTTTACCATTTGGACGCGGACGAAAATACCATCATCTACCG GTACAACTTTTGGATTCACTCCGTGATTATCAAGCTGCTGCCCTGCATCATTCTGACCGTCATCAGCTGTGTCCTGATACAGGTGCTGTGTAAGGCCAGCAAGCGACGCCTGAAGCTGAAACAGGGCGATGGAAACTACTCCAAAACTGGCGCTTCCTCGGTGACTCCGCAAAGCGGCGGAGGAGCTAGTTGTgttccaccacccaccagcaacGGAAATCG TCATCCCAAAACGGATCGCCGAGCCGACCGCACGACAACACTGCTCGTGGCGGTCCTGTTGCTGTTCCTGTTCACCGAATTTCCCCAGGGCATCCTGGGGCTAATGAGTGGAATGCTCGAGAAGTGTTTCTTCCGCCGCTGCTACGGGCTGTTCGGGGAGGCGATGGACCTGCTAGCCTTAATTAATGCTGCCATCGGATTCGTCCTCTACGGCCTCATGTCGAAGCAGTTTCGGACGAGCTTCAAGTCGGTTTTTTTCAAAACTCCAACCCATAGGGCCGAGACTACGCCTATGACCGGTATCACGACCACGTGTGTCTGA
- the LOC131215476 gene encoding probable chitinase 10 codes for MALELLAVVLMIVTSVVAQNLVCYYDSSAASYATPTLPQDLSSTECTHYIYVGLGVTAQGDLRILSNYDASSGFNDFQNLRAIGDGKLYIQVGTDLREGSKNLTNAISGKCDKLVNNIALFLEQYNFDGVELERQTNDFDKTALAKCINKLRARLYMINKELAVAISAQWSNTYDVTSLSLYTNMINVHGYNFTGTTTNTANLSPLFSDATSPISVNSTLMALIAAGARKNKINLVVATYARTYLLVSEDQRGVGARTTGPGAAGANTKRAGLLARYEACPRFADYTEVDNSNTATTYYYKVKNWLSIETENTLVQKFTFILDNELAGAGIYTLDLDDVSNACGAGAFPAVQLANLYLF; via the exons ATGGCGCTGGAACTTTTGGCCGTAGTGTTAATGATTGTAACGTCTGTTGTAGCTCAAA ATCTAGTGTGCTACTACGACAGTTCTGCAGCCAGCTACGCCACGCCGACACTACCGCAAGACTTGAGCTCAACGGAATGTACGCACTACATCTACGTCGGGCTCGGAGTGACGGCACAAGGAGACCTGCGGATTCTCAGCAACTACGATGCTTCAT CTGGATTCAACGACTTTCAAAATCTCCGAGCAATTGGTGATGGGAAACTTTACATCCAAGTCGGGACGGACCTACGGGAAGGCAGCAAAAATCTGACGAAC GCCATATCAGGAAAATGTGACAAGTTGGTGAACAATATTGCTCTTTTCTTGGAACAGTACAACTTTGACGGTGTTGAACTAGAGCGACAGACCAATGATTTTGACAAG ACCGCTTTAGCTAAATGTATTAACAAGTTGCGGGCGCGGCTGTACATGATAAACAAAGAACTGGCAGTAGCCATCTCGGCACAGTGGAGCAATACGTACGATGTAACATCGCTAAGTCT GTACACCAACATGATAAACGTTCATGGTTACAATTTCACGGGCACTACCACAAATACGGCCAATCTTTCGCCCCTCTTTTCGGACGCCACCAGCCCCATCAGTGTG AACTCAACGTTAATGGCTCTGATCGCGGCCGGGGCACGCAAAAATAAGATAAACCTCGTAGTGGCCACATACGCCCGAACGTACCTCTTGGTAAGCGAGGATCAACGGGGCGTAGGAGCCCGTACTACGGGCCCCGGAGCGGCAGGAGCCAATACGAAACGAGCTGGTTTACTAGCGCGGTATGAGGCATGCCCTCGCTTCGCCGATTACACGGAAGTGGATAACTCCAACACCGCCACAACATACTATTACAAGGTGAAGAACTGGCTTAGCATTGAGACCGAGAACACATTGGTTCAGAAGTTTACCTTCATCCTTGATAATGAGCTGGCTGGTGCCGGAATCTACACACTCGATTTGGACGATGTTAGCAATGCGTGCGGCGCAGGGGCATTCCCAGCCGTGCAACTGGCCAACctatatttgttttaa